From Xiphophorus hellerii strain 12219 chromosome 20, Xiphophorus_hellerii-4.1, whole genome shotgun sequence, the proteins below share one genomic window:
- the slc2a9l1 gene encoding LOW QUALITY PROTEIN: solute carrier family 2 member 9, like 1 (The sequence of the model RefSeq protein was modified relative to this genomic sequence to represent the inferred CDS: inserted 1 base in 1 codon), which yields METFFHQLTQGNALLVIIILGCGGSFHNGYHLTGLSSPSPHIQHFINSSWYDRYKESPGPQKVTLIWSLIISMFAVGGLFGAVSVKLFSRKLGRKRAMICNSLISVMGAVIMLTSKTAKSFEMIIVARMLYGYSAGLGASLHSMYLGEISPRKIRGRVTLTSATFTSLGKLSGQFFGLSEILGHRDLWNIVLCVPVCFSAVQVLVLPFLPEAPRYLFIEKRDDKACKRALQSLWGKGDYKQEMEEMLIEHMVLEASPPKSPLRLMRDRTVRWQLVTMLVVYCCNQMSGMSVVSTFSFDIFLNSGVPXDKIRYVTLGLGISEMLTSISCSLLIEHTGRRPLFWGGYAVVSAIWIVATVMLNLKDLSWVPYVTSSLIFLFIVSFCGGPGAATVTLSAELFTQSDRLAAFVLMGLQRWFMFAVVGLIFPFLIDAFGSYCFTLFAVVSLLGSFYTFFLLPETKGKTLVDISEEFKAITVCGKSFLEREGVETKL from the exons ATGGAAACTTTCTTTCACCAACTG ACTCAAGGCAACGCTCTGCTTGTAATCATAATTTTGGGCTGTGGAGGAAGTTTCCATAATGGTTACCACTTAACCGGACTCAGTTCTCCCTCAcca CACATTCAGCACTTCATCAACAGCAGCTGGTATGACAGGTACAAGGAGTCTCCGGGTCCTCAGAAAGTCACCCTGATCTGGTCTCTTATCATCTCCATGTTTGCTGTCGGGGGACTCTTTGGTGCCGTCAGCGTCAAACTCTTCTCACGAAAACTGGGAAG AAAGCGAGCAATGATCTGCAACAGCCTGATCTCTGTCATGGGGGCAGTGATCATGCTGACCAGCAAGACGGCTAAATCCTTTGAAATGATAATCGTGGCACGGATGCTGTATGGATACTCAGCGG GTTTAGGAGCTAGTCTCCATTCTATGTATTTGGGGGAGATTTCACCAAGGAAGATAAGAGGTAGAGTGACTCTGACTTCAGCCACTTTTACGTCACTCGGTAAACTCTCCGGACAGTTTTTTGGATTAAG TGAGATCCTTGGCCATCGTGACCTGTGGAACATCGTCCTTTGTGTCCCTGTGTGTTTCTCGGCGGTTCAGGTTTTGGTGCTGCCTTTCCTTCCAGAGGCTCCCAGATATTTATTCATAGAGAAAAGAGACGACAAGGCATGCAAGCGAG CCCTTCAGAGTTTGTGGGGGAAAGGCGACTATAAGCAGGAAATGGAGGAGATGTTGATTGAGCACATGGTTCTCGAAGCGTCTCCGCCAAAGAGTCCCCTGCGGCTGATGAGGGACCGGACTGTCCGATGGCAGCTCGTCACCATGCTCGTCGTTTACTGTTGCAATCAGATGTCGGGCATGTCTGTG GTCAGCACCTTCTCCTTTGACATCTTCCTGAACTCTGGAGTTC AAGACAAGATCCGCTACGTCACGCTCGGCCTCGGAATATCTGAAATGCTCACCTCCATCTCCTGT AGCCTTCTGATCGAGCACACAGGGAGGAGGCCGTTATTCTGGGGAGGGTACGCCGTCGTATCTGCTATCTGGATTGTGGCAACAGTAATGCTGAACCTAAAG GACCTCAGCTGGGTTCCCTACGTTACTTcctctctcatcttcctcttcatcgTCTCCTTTTGCGGAGGACCTG GCGCCGCCACAGTCACACTCAGTGCTGAGCTCTTTACTCAGTCTGATCGTCTGGCGGCGTTCGTCCTCATGGGACTGCAGCGTTGGTTCATGTTCGCCGTGGTGGGCCTGATCTTCCCGTTCCTCATT GACGCTTTCGGCTCGTACTGCTTCACGCTGTTTGCCGTCGTGTCCCTGCTGGGCAGCTTTTACACCTTCTTCCTTCTGCCTGAGACCAAGGGGAAGACTCTGGTGGACATTTCGGAGGAGTTTAAAGCAATCACGGTCTGTGGGAAGTCCTTCCTGGAGAGAGAGGGAGTGGAGACCAAGTTGTAA
- the prickle2b gene encoding prickle-like protein 2b isoform X2: protein MHLWIQANQTPLQKQDANHSSGHSGKICVHCKCRREEHAVTAMPVEMEKTVTKLMYDFQRNSTSDDDSGCALEEYAWVPPGLKPEQVHHYYSSLPEDKVPYVNSPGEKYRIKQLLHQLPPHDNEVRYCNSLDDEEKRELKLFSNQRKRENLGRGNVRPFPVTMMGAICEQCGGQINGGDIAVFASRASHSVCWHPACFVCSTCKELLVDLIYFYQDGKIYCGRHHAERLKPRCTACDEIIFADECTEAEGRHWHMKHFCCFECETVLGGQRYIMKEGRPYCCSCFESLYAEYCDSCGEHIGIDQGQMTYDGQHWHATEGCFCCARCKRSLLGRPFLPKQGQIFCSRSCSLGEEPNGSDSSDSAFQSARSTRESRRSTKTSKSGGGAPPERHSGEVDPLSLQMDLLSLSSQTPSLTREPPSWQNQEQVCDGYGYEPQPDPTADPTPLQILSQCNVRSSYSTTSPGQSNQQHDHRINENGGVKRPPIAAMKGQSFNESWLQPAAPEEYYPPKLRTQKSFVEMQHNGFSSDKRSISLHGFQRDRDGGAQTTGQVARSRNPINALSFPEQLTPLEQTPRGSMESLALSNATGNSADGGGKNQDHLSRFSMPDLSKDSGMNVSEKSNMDTLNSSTQFRSSESIHSLNASQPYLEMNPPRSSQYQMQYCDPSGMRVSAAMTHLPPAFAYQAEDRMVSSANAARLPPISECRVSGVGVRGASVRTDAADDTPQKRRHHHHRQRRSRRSRSENALNLVADRRIRPQDRPQLSVREDYDRFSPPRSAASQFGAVGRGRYQPQLFRQCPRTTSDLCLQNPAANRRTGLSQYSWDEYYDDDWCSTCSSSSESEDEGYFLGEPIPRPIQLRYINNQEMVHKYNNAGIGGPNRSGQLHTRKRRKSKNCIIS from the exons GAAGATCTGTGTGCACTGCAAGTGTCGGCGTGAAGAGCATGCAGTGACAGCCATGCCGGTGGAAATGGAGAAGACTGTCACCAAGCTGATGTACGACTTCCAGAGGAACTCGACCTCGGACGACGACTCGGGCTGTGCCCTCGAGGAGTACGCCTGGGTGCCGCCGGGACTCAAACCGGAGCAG GTTCATCACTACTACAGCTCCCTGCCCGAGGACAAGGTGCCCTACGTGAACAGCCCAGGAGAGAAGTACCGCATCAAACAGCTGCTCCACCAGCTCCCGCCTCACGACAATGAG GTACGCTACTGCAACAGCCTGGATGACGAGGAGAAGCGAGAGCTCAAGCTCTTCAGCAACCAACGGAAACGGGAGAACCTGGGCCGCGGCAACGTGCGTCCGTTCCCCGTGACGATGATGGGGGCCATCTGCGAGCAG tgtggaggCCAGATAAACGGCGGCGACATCGCCGTGTTTGCATCTCGAGCCAGCCACAGTGTGTGTTGGCACCCCGCCTGCTTTGTGTGCAGCACGTGCAAGGAGCTCCTGGTGGACCTCATCTACTTCTACCAGGACGGGAAGATCTACTGTGGCCGTCACCACGCCGAGAGACTGAAGCCGCGCTGCACGGCCTGCGACGAG ATCATCTTTGCGGATGAGTGCACCGAGGCGGAGGGCCGCCACTGGCACATGAAGCACTTCTGCTGCTTCGAGTGCGAGACGGTGCTGGGCGGCCAGCGGTACATCATGAAGGAGGGACGGCCCTACTGCTGCTCCTGCTTTGAGTCTCTCTACGCCGAGTACTGCGACTCGTGTGGGGAGCACATCG GAATTGATCAAGGTCAGATGACATATGACGGGCAGCACTGGCACGCCACCGAGGGCTGTTTCTGCTGCGCTCGCTGCAAACGCTCCCTGCTCGGTCGGCCTTTCCTGCCCAAGCAAGGGCAGATCTTCTGCTCACGCTCCTGCAGTTTGGGGGAAGAACCCAACGGCTCGGATTCCTCTGACTCGGCCTTCCAAAGCGCTCGCTCCACCAGGGAGTCCAGACGCAGCACCAAGACGTCAAAGAGCGGCGGGGGCGCGCCACCGGAGAGGCACTCTGGCGAGGTGGACCCTCTGTCTTTACAAATGGACCTGCTCAGTCTCTCCAGCCAGACGCCCAGTTTGACTCGCGAGCCACCTTCCTGGCAGAACCAAGAGCAAGTCTGCGATGGCTACGGCTACGAGCCGCAACCCGACCCGACAGCCGACCCCACCCCTCTCCAGATCCTCAGCCAGTGCAACGTAAGGAGTTCCTATAGCACCACCTCCCCCGGACAGAGTAACCAGCAGCACGATCACAGGATCAATGAGAACGGTGGTGTGAAGCGGCCCCCCATCGCCGCCATGAAGGGCCAGTCTTTCAACGAGAGCTGGCTCCAGCCGGCAGCTCCGGAGGAGTACTACCCACCCAAACTGAGGACCCAGAAGAGCTTCGTCGAAATGCAACACAACGGATTTTCCTCAGACAAGCGTTCGATCAGTTTGCACGGGTTTCAGAGGGACAGAGACGGAGGGGCTCAGACAACTGGTCAGGTGGCGAGGAGCAGGAATCCCATTAATGCACTTAGCTTCCCAGAACAGCTGACTCCACTGGAGCAGACCCCGAGAGGTTCCATGGAGTCCCTGGCTTTGTCCAATGCTACAG GTAACTCGGCTGATGGTGGGGGAAAGAATCAGGATCACCTCTCCCGTTTCTCCATGCCCGACCTGAGCAAAGACTCCGGAATGAATGTGTCAGAGAAAAGCAACATGGACACCCTGAACTCGTCCACGCAGTTCCGTAGCTCCGAGTCTATTCACAGCCTCAACGCTAGCCAGCCCTACCTGGAAATGAACCCACCCAGGTCTTCCCAGTACCAGATGCAGTATTGCGACCCCTCAGGAATGAGAGTTAGTGCTGCCATGACTCATTTACCTCCTGCCTTCGCCTACCAGGCGGAGGACAGGATGGTCAGCAGCGCCAATGCCGCACGCCTGCCGCCCATCAGCGAATGCAGAGTGAGCGGCGTCGGCGTACGGGGGGCAAGCGTCCGGACAGACGCCGCAGATGACACCCCTCAGAAGCGTCGGCATCACCATCACCGCCAGAGACGATCCCGCCGCTCTCGGTCTGAAAACGCTCTAAACTTGGTGGCCGATCGCAGGATAAGACCCCAAGACAGACCCCAGCTGAGCGTGCGAGAAGATTACGATCGCTTCTCACCGCCCAGAAGCGCCGCGAGCCAGTTTGGCGCCGTAGGACGGGGACGATACCAACCCCAACTCTTCAGGCAGTGTCCCCGGACCACTTCAGACCTTTGTCTGCAGAACCCCGCAGCCAACAGGCGCACTGGATTGAGCCAGTACTCCTGGGACGAGTATTACGACGACGACTGGTGCTCCACTTGCTCTTCGTCCTCTGAATCCGAGGATGAGGGCTACTTCCTGGGCGAGCCCATCCCTAGGCCCATTCAGCTTCGCTACATCAACAACCAGGAGATGGTTCACAAGTACAACAATGCAGGAATCGGAGGACCCAACCGCAGCGGGCAGCTGCACACGCGCAAACGcaggaaaagcaaaaactgcATTATTTCTTAA
- the psmd6 gene encoding 26S proteasome non-ATPase regulatory subunit 6 yields MPLENLEEEGLPKNPDLRIAQLKFLLTMDGHRRDEKVKTELMDAIKANNMAPYYEGLCKELKWPLDSELLSKMKKANEEELKRLDDVLEDAEKNMGESEIRDVMMAKAEYLIRIGNKEGALTAFRKTYDKTVALGHRLDIVFYLLRIGLFYMDSDLITRNSEKAKSLIEEGGDWDRRNRLKVYQGLYCVAIRDFKQAAELFLDTVSTFTSYELMDYKTFVTYTVYVCMIALKRPDLREKVIKGAEILEVLHSLPSVRQYLFSLYECRYSVFFQSLALVEQEMKKDWLFAPHYRYYVREMRIQAYSQLLESYRSLTLGYMAEAFGVSTEFIDQELSRFIAAGRLHCKIDKVNEIVETNRPDSKNWQYQETIKKGDLLLNRVQKLSRVINM; encoded by the exons ATGCCCCTGGAGAACTTGGAGGAAGAGGGTCTGCCTAAGAACCCCGACTTGAGGATAGCGCAGCTGAAATTTCTGCTCACAATGGACGGCCACCGACGAGACGAGAAAGTGAAAACCGAGCTAATGGATGCTATTAAAGCTAACA ACATGGCGCCGTATTATGAGGGTCTGTGTAAGGAGCTGAAGTGGCCGCTGGACTCCGAGCTGctgagcaaaatgaaaaaggCCAACGAGGAGGAGCTGAAGCGCCTGGACGACGTGCTGGAGGACGCAGAGAAGAACATGGGAGAGAGCGAGATCCGGGACGTCATGATGGCCAAAGCGGAATATTTAATCAGAATCGGAAATAAG GAGGGCGCGCTGACAGCTTTCAGGAAGACCTACGACAAGACGGTGGCTCTGGGTCACAGGTTAGACATCGTCTTCTACCTGCTGAGGATCGGCCTCTTCTACATGGACAGTGACCTCATCACACGCAACTCGGAAAAAGCCAAGAG CCTCATCGAGGAGGGCGGGGACTGGGACCGGAGGAACCGCCTGAAGGTCTACCAGGGTCTGTACTGCGTGGCCATCAGGGACTTCAAGCAGGCCGCCGAGCTTTTCCTCGACACCGTCTCCACCTTCACCTCGTACGAGCTCATGGACTACAAGACGTTTGTCACCTACACAGTCTACGTCTGCATGATCGCCCTGAAAAGGCCCGACCTACGCGAAAAG GTGATTAAAGGAGCAGAGATCCTGGAGGTGCTGCACAGCCTCCCGTCCGTCCGCCAGTATCTGTTCTCCCTGTACGAGTGCCGTTACTCTGTCTTCTTCCAGTCTCTGG CCTTGGTGGAGCAGGAGATGAAGAAAGACTGGCTCTTCGCCCCACACTACCGCTACTATGTGAGGGAGATGAGGATCCAGGCTTACAGCCAGCTGCTGGAGTCCTACCGCTCCCTCACGCTGGGATACATGGCCGAGGCCTTCGGCGTCAGCACAGAGTTCATTGATCA GGAACTGTCCCGATTCATCGCCGCCGGACGTCTGCACTGTAAAATTGATAAAGTTAACGAGATCGTGGAAACTAATAG ACCGGATAGCAAAAACTGGCAGTACCAGGAGACCATCAAGAAGGGTGACCTGCTGCTCAACAGAGTCCAGAAGCTGTCAAGGGTCATTAAcatgtaa
- the prickle2b gene encoding prickle-like protein 2b isoform X3, giving the protein MPVEMEKTVTKLMYDFQRNSTSDDDSGCALEEYAWVPPGLKPEQVHHYYSSLPEDKVPYVNSPGEKYRIKQLLHQLPPHDNEVRYCNSLDDEEKRELKLFSNQRKRENLGRGNVRPFPVTMMGAICEQCGGQINGGDIAVFASRASHSVCWHPACFVCSTCKELLVDLIYFYQDGKIYCGRHHAERLKPRCTACDEIIFADECTEAEGRHWHMKHFCCFECETVLGGQRYIMKEGRPYCCSCFESLYAEYCDSCGEHIGIDQGQMTYDGQHWHATEGCFCCARCKRSLLGRPFLPKQGQIFCSRSCSLGEEPNGSDSSDSAFQSARSTRESRRSTKTSKSGGGAPPERHSGEVDPLSLQMDLLSLSSQTPSLTREPPSWQNQEQVCDGYGYEPQPDPTADPTPLQILSQCNVRSSYSTTSPGQSNQQHDHRINENGGVKRPPIAAMKGQSFNESWLQPAAPEEYYPPKLRTQKSFVEMQHNGFSSDKRSISLHGFQRDRDGGAQTTGQVARSRNPINALSFPEQLTPLEQTPRGSMESLALSNATGNSADGGGKNQDHLSRFSMPDLSKDSGMNVSEKSNMDTLNSSTQFRSSESIHSLNASQPYLEMNPPRSSQYQMQYCDPSGMRVSAAMTHLPPAFAYQAEDRMVSSANAARLPPISECRVSGVGVRGASVRTDAADDTPQKRRHHHHRQRRSRRSRSENALNLVADRRIRPQDRPQLSVREDYDRFSPPRSAASQFGAVGRGRYQPQLFRQCPRTTSDLCLQNPAANRRTGLSQYSWDEYYDDDWCSTCSSSSESEDEGYFLGEPIPRPIQLRYINNQEMVHKYNNAGIGGPNRSGQLHTRKRRKSKNCIIS; this is encoded by the exons ATGCCGGTGGAAATGGAGAAGACTGTCACCAAGCTGATGTACGACTTCCAGAGGAACTCGACCTCGGACGACGACTCGGGCTGTGCCCTCGAGGAGTACGCCTGGGTGCCGCCGGGACTCAAACCGGAGCAG GTTCATCACTACTACAGCTCCCTGCCCGAGGACAAGGTGCCCTACGTGAACAGCCCAGGAGAGAAGTACCGCATCAAACAGCTGCTCCACCAGCTCCCGCCTCACGACAATGAG GTACGCTACTGCAACAGCCTGGATGACGAGGAGAAGCGAGAGCTCAAGCTCTTCAGCAACCAACGGAAACGGGAGAACCTGGGCCGCGGCAACGTGCGTCCGTTCCCCGTGACGATGATGGGGGCCATCTGCGAGCAG tgtggaggCCAGATAAACGGCGGCGACATCGCCGTGTTTGCATCTCGAGCCAGCCACAGTGTGTGTTGGCACCCCGCCTGCTTTGTGTGCAGCACGTGCAAGGAGCTCCTGGTGGACCTCATCTACTTCTACCAGGACGGGAAGATCTACTGTGGCCGTCACCACGCCGAGAGACTGAAGCCGCGCTGCACGGCCTGCGACGAG ATCATCTTTGCGGATGAGTGCACCGAGGCGGAGGGCCGCCACTGGCACATGAAGCACTTCTGCTGCTTCGAGTGCGAGACGGTGCTGGGCGGCCAGCGGTACATCATGAAGGAGGGACGGCCCTACTGCTGCTCCTGCTTTGAGTCTCTCTACGCCGAGTACTGCGACTCGTGTGGGGAGCACATCG GAATTGATCAAGGTCAGATGACATATGACGGGCAGCACTGGCACGCCACCGAGGGCTGTTTCTGCTGCGCTCGCTGCAAACGCTCCCTGCTCGGTCGGCCTTTCCTGCCCAAGCAAGGGCAGATCTTCTGCTCACGCTCCTGCAGTTTGGGGGAAGAACCCAACGGCTCGGATTCCTCTGACTCGGCCTTCCAAAGCGCTCGCTCCACCAGGGAGTCCAGACGCAGCACCAAGACGTCAAAGAGCGGCGGGGGCGCGCCACCGGAGAGGCACTCTGGCGAGGTGGACCCTCTGTCTTTACAAATGGACCTGCTCAGTCTCTCCAGCCAGACGCCCAGTTTGACTCGCGAGCCACCTTCCTGGCAGAACCAAGAGCAAGTCTGCGATGGCTACGGCTACGAGCCGCAACCCGACCCGACAGCCGACCCCACCCCTCTCCAGATCCTCAGCCAGTGCAACGTAAGGAGTTCCTATAGCACCACCTCCCCCGGACAGAGTAACCAGCAGCACGATCACAGGATCAATGAGAACGGTGGTGTGAAGCGGCCCCCCATCGCCGCCATGAAGGGCCAGTCTTTCAACGAGAGCTGGCTCCAGCCGGCAGCTCCGGAGGAGTACTACCCACCCAAACTGAGGACCCAGAAGAGCTTCGTCGAAATGCAACACAACGGATTTTCCTCAGACAAGCGTTCGATCAGTTTGCACGGGTTTCAGAGGGACAGAGACGGAGGGGCTCAGACAACTGGTCAGGTGGCGAGGAGCAGGAATCCCATTAATGCACTTAGCTTCCCAGAACAGCTGACTCCACTGGAGCAGACCCCGAGAGGTTCCATGGAGTCCCTGGCTTTGTCCAATGCTACAG GTAACTCGGCTGATGGTGGGGGAAAGAATCAGGATCACCTCTCCCGTTTCTCCATGCCCGACCTGAGCAAAGACTCCGGAATGAATGTGTCAGAGAAAAGCAACATGGACACCCTGAACTCGTCCACGCAGTTCCGTAGCTCCGAGTCTATTCACAGCCTCAACGCTAGCCAGCCCTACCTGGAAATGAACCCACCCAGGTCTTCCCAGTACCAGATGCAGTATTGCGACCCCTCAGGAATGAGAGTTAGTGCTGCCATGACTCATTTACCTCCTGCCTTCGCCTACCAGGCGGAGGACAGGATGGTCAGCAGCGCCAATGCCGCACGCCTGCCGCCCATCAGCGAATGCAGAGTGAGCGGCGTCGGCGTACGGGGGGCAAGCGTCCGGACAGACGCCGCAGATGACACCCCTCAGAAGCGTCGGCATCACCATCACCGCCAGAGACGATCCCGCCGCTCTCGGTCTGAAAACGCTCTAAACTTGGTGGCCGATCGCAGGATAAGACCCCAAGACAGACCCCAGCTGAGCGTGCGAGAAGATTACGATCGCTTCTCACCGCCCAGAAGCGCCGCGAGCCAGTTTGGCGCCGTAGGACGGGGACGATACCAACCCCAACTCTTCAGGCAGTGTCCCCGGACCACTTCAGACCTTTGTCTGCAGAACCCCGCAGCCAACAGGCGCACTGGATTGAGCCAGTACTCCTGGGACGAGTATTACGACGACGACTGGTGCTCCACTTGCTCTTCGTCCTCTGAATCCGAGGATGAGGGCTACTTCCTGGGCGAGCCCATCCCTAGGCCCATTCAGCTTCGCTACATCAACAACCAGGAGATGGTTCACAAGTACAACAATGCAGGAATCGGAGGACCCAACCGCAGCGGGCAGCTGCACACGCGCAAACGcaggaaaagcaaaaactgcATTATTTCTTAA
- the prickle2b gene encoding prickle-like protein 2b isoform X1, whose product MLSRSSKRRDSSRPLKPAEEQQRGQPCITCGDQCPGFLLHKWRKICVHCKCRREEHAVTAMPVEMEKTVTKLMYDFQRNSTSDDDSGCALEEYAWVPPGLKPEQVHHYYSSLPEDKVPYVNSPGEKYRIKQLLHQLPPHDNEVRYCNSLDDEEKRELKLFSNQRKRENLGRGNVRPFPVTMMGAICEQCGGQINGGDIAVFASRASHSVCWHPACFVCSTCKELLVDLIYFYQDGKIYCGRHHAERLKPRCTACDEIIFADECTEAEGRHWHMKHFCCFECETVLGGQRYIMKEGRPYCCSCFESLYAEYCDSCGEHIGIDQGQMTYDGQHWHATEGCFCCARCKRSLLGRPFLPKQGQIFCSRSCSLGEEPNGSDSSDSAFQSARSTRESRRSTKTSKSGGGAPPERHSGEVDPLSLQMDLLSLSSQTPSLTREPPSWQNQEQVCDGYGYEPQPDPTADPTPLQILSQCNVRSSYSTTSPGQSNQQHDHRINENGGVKRPPIAAMKGQSFNESWLQPAAPEEYYPPKLRTQKSFVEMQHNGFSSDKRSISLHGFQRDRDGGAQTTGQVARSRNPINALSFPEQLTPLEQTPRGSMESLALSNATGNSADGGGKNQDHLSRFSMPDLSKDSGMNVSEKSNMDTLNSSTQFRSSESIHSLNASQPYLEMNPPRSSQYQMQYCDPSGMRVSAAMTHLPPAFAYQAEDRMVSSANAARLPPISECRVSGVGVRGASVRTDAADDTPQKRRHHHHRQRRSRRSRSENALNLVADRRIRPQDRPQLSVREDYDRFSPPRSAASQFGAVGRGRYQPQLFRQCPRTTSDLCLQNPAANRRTGLSQYSWDEYYDDDWCSTCSSSSESEDEGYFLGEPIPRPIQLRYINNQEMVHKYNNAGIGGPNRSGQLHTRKRRKSKNCIIS is encoded by the exons GAAGATCTGTGTGCACTGCAAGTGTCGGCGTGAAGAGCATGCAGTGACAGCCATGCCGGTGGAAATGGAGAAGACTGTCACCAAGCTGATGTACGACTTCCAGAGGAACTCGACCTCGGACGACGACTCGGGCTGTGCCCTCGAGGAGTACGCCTGGGTGCCGCCGGGACTCAAACCGGAGCAG GTTCATCACTACTACAGCTCCCTGCCCGAGGACAAGGTGCCCTACGTGAACAGCCCAGGAGAGAAGTACCGCATCAAACAGCTGCTCCACCAGCTCCCGCCTCACGACAATGAG GTACGCTACTGCAACAGCCTGGATGACGAGGAGAAGCGAGAGCTCAAGCTCTTCAGCAACCAACGGAAACGGGAGAACCTGGGCCGCGGCAACGTGCGTCCGTTCCCCGTGACGATGATGGGGGCCATCTGCGAGCAG tgtggaggCCAGATAAACGGCGGCGACATCGCCGTGTTTGCATCTCGAGCCAGCCACAGTGTGTGTTGGCACCCCGCCTGCTTTGTGTGCAGCACGTGCAAGGAGCTCCTGGTGGACCTCATCTACTTCTACCAGGACGGGAAGATCTACTGTGGCCGTCACCACGCCGAGAGACTGAAGCCGCGCTGCACGGCCTGCGACGAG ATCATCTTTGCGGATGAGTGCACCGAGGCGGAGGGCCGCCACTGGCACATGAAGCACTTCTGCTGCTTCGAGTGCGAGACGGTGCTGGGCGGCCAGCGGTACATCATGAAGGAGGGACGGCCCTACTGCTGCTCCTGCTTTGAGTCTCTCTACGCCGAGTACTGCGACTCGTGTGGGGAGCACATCG GAATTGATCAAGGTCAGATGACATATGACGGGCAGCACTGGCACGCCACCGAGGGCTGTTTCTGCTGCGCTCGCTGCAAACGCTCCCTGCTCGGTCGGCCTTTCCTGCCCAAGCAAGGGCAGATCTTCTGCTCACGCTCCTGCAGTTTGGGGGAAGAACCCAACGGCTCGGATTCCTCTGACTCGGCCTTCCAAAGCGCTCGCTCCACCAGGGAGTCCAGACGCAGCACCAAGACGTCAAAGAGCGGCGGGGGCGCGCCACCGGAGAGGCACTCTGGCGAGGTGGACCCTCTGTCTTTACAAATGGACCTGCTCAGTCTCTCCAGCCAGACGCCCAGTTTGACTCGCGAGCCACCTTCCTGGCAGAACCAAGAGCAAGTCTGCGATGGCTACGGCTACGAGCCGCAACCCGACCCGACAGCCGACCCCACCCCTCTCCAGATCCTCAGCCAGTGCAACGTAAGGAGTTCCTATAGCACCACCTCCCCCGGACAGAGTAACCAGCAGCACGATCACAGGATCAATGAGAACGGTGGTGTGAAGCGGCCCCCCATCGCCGCCATGAAGGGCCAGTCTTTCAACGAGAGCTGGCTCCAGCCGGCAGCTCCGGAGGAGTACTACCCACCCAAACTGAGGACCCAGAAGAGCTTCGTCGAAATGCAACACAACGGATTTTCCTCAGACAAGCGTTCGATCAGTTTGCACGGGTTTCAGAGGGACAGAGACGGAGGGGCTCAGACAACTGGTCAGGTGGCGAGGAGCAGGAATCCCATTAATGCACTTAGCTTCCCAGAACAGCTGACTCCACTGGAGCAGACCCCGAGAGGTTCCATGGAGTCCCTGGCTTTGTCCAATGCTACAG GTAACTCGGCTGATGGTGGGGGAAAGAATCAGGATCACCTCTCCCGTTTCTCCATGCCCGACCTGAGCAAAGACTCCGGAATGAATGTGTCAGAGAAAAGCAACATGGACACCCTGAACTCGTCCACGCAGTTCCGTAGCTCCGAGTCTATTCACAGCCTCAACGCTAGCCAGCCCTACCTGGAAATGAACCCACCCAGGTCTTCCCAGTACCAGATGCAGTATTGCGACCCCTCAGGAATGAGAGTTAGTGCTGCCATGACTCATTTACCTCCTGCCTTCGCCTACCAGGCGGAGGACAGGATGGTCAGCAGCGCCAATGCCGCACGCCTGCCGCCCATCAGCGAATGCAGAGTGAGCGGCGTCGGCGTACGGGGGGCAAGCGTCCGGACAGACGCCGCAGATGACACCCCTCAGAAGCGTCGGCATCACCATCACCGCCAGAGACGATCCCGCCGCTCTCGGTCTGAAAACGCTCTAAACTTGGTGGCCGATCGCAGGATAAGACCCCAAGACAGACCCCAGCTGAGCGTGCGAGAAGATTACGATCGCTTCTCACCGCCCAGAAGCGCCGCGAGCCAGTTTGGCGCCGTAGGACGGGGACGATACCAACCCCAACTCTTCAGGCAGTGTCCCCGGACCACTTCAGACCTTTGTCTGCAGAACCCCGCAGCCAACAGGCGCACTGGATTGAGCCAGTACTCCTGGGACGAGTATTACGACGACGACTGGTGCTCCACTTGCTCTTCGTCCTCTGAATCCGAGGATGAGGGCTACTTCCTGGGCGAGCCCATCCCTAGGCCCATTCAGCTTCGCTACATCAACAACCAGGAGATGGTTCACAAGTACAACAATGCAGGAATCGGAGGACCCAACCGCAGCGGGCAGCTGCACACGCGCAAACGcaggaaaagcaaaaactgcATTATTTCTTAA